Sequence from the Candidatus Saccharibacteria bacterium genome:
ATTGGAGAAATGGGTCCTCAAGGGATACAGGGTGAGACTGGGGCTACGGGAGCTACTGGTGCTCAGGGTATACAAGGTGAGACTGGGGCTACGGGAGCTCAGGGGATCCAGGGGATACAAGGTATTCAGGGTGAGACTGGGGCTACGGGAGCTCAGGGGATCCAGGGGATACAAGGTATTCAGGGT
This genomic interval carries:
- a CDS encoding collagen-like protein → MDGDQTLNENDPSTAVTTIIQQGLNGKDGLNGIPGAIGPIGIQGLKGDIGEMGPQGIQGETGATGATGAQGIQGETGATGAQGIQGIQGIQGETGATGAQGIQGIQGIQG